The genomic region GGCGGTGATCTCGGCGAGCCTCTTCTTCATGTCGAGGATCAGCTGCGCCTGCGTCTGGATGTCGCTGGCCGTTCCGCCGAATCCACCGTGCGGCTGGTGCAGGAGCACCCGTGCGTTCGGTGTGATGTACCGCTTGCCCTTGGTGCCTGCCGTGAGCAGCAGCTGACCCATCGAGGCCGCCATGCCGATGCCGACGGTGACGATGTCGTTCGGCACGAACTGCATGGTGTCGTAGATCGCCATGCCGGCCGTGATCGATCCGCCGGGCGAGTTGATGTACAGGTAGATGTCGCGCTTCGGGTCTTCGGCGGCCAGCAGAAGCAGCTTCGCCGCGATCTCGTTGGCGTTCTCGTCGCGCACCTCCGAGCCGAGCCAGATGATGCGGTCCTTCAGCAGTCGGTCAAAAACACTGGGTTGCAGTGTCGGTTCGGCCATGAACGTGCCCCTTCTTCGTACGTGGTCTCCACGCTATCGAAGGGGTCGCTGCCGCACGGGCCTGTTCGCCGTGGGCAGAGCCGCCGACGGTGGCGACCTCAGTAGCTGATGTCTCGGGCGATCTGCTCGACAGAGCGCGAGTACAGCGGCACGTGCGGCGCCAACGCGGTGATCGCGACGGAGGCGGCACGACGCGAGTCGCCCGCCGACGCCAGTGACAACGCGTAGAACGCGGACACGGCGTCGCGGTAGGGAGAGCCGGGGTGATTCGTGTGTTCGTCGCCGAGCATCCACACCGCTTCGTGCACTCGTCCGAGCCCGCGCAGCGCTCTCGCCAGCTGGATGACCGCGCGCACCCTGTGGTCGTCGTCGAGGCCGAGCAGCAGCGCTCTGCGATACAGCGGCTCGGCTTCGGCGCCGCGACCGGCGGCATCCCGCGCACCCGCCCGATGGAACAGTGCGACGGCGTTGTCGCCCCAGACGACGGCCAGCCTGTCGATGCGTTCGATGCGTTCGGCGTCGCTCAGCTCTGCGTCGGCCCAGACCGCGTCGAACTGGCTGTCCCAGTCGGCCACTGACCCACCTCCGGATCGATTCGCACGTGGAAACTTCCCGTCGACGGCATCAGCGCCGCCGACAGCGAACGGGGGCGGATGCTCTGCATCCACCCCCGTTGCACGACTCTATCGTTGTCGGCGACTACGCCTTCGCGCTCTTGGACGCCTTCTTCTTGGGCTTCTCTTCCGACGCCTCTGCCTCGTCGGTGGCAGCGGGCTCGGCGGTCTCATCATCCTCGGCGGTTGCCTCCGCCTCGTCGGGCTCGCTCACGGCGGCGAACTCGGAGAGGTCGACGACCTCGCCGTTGCCGTCCTTGACCACGGCACGGCCGAGCACGACGGCGATGGTCTTGTTGCGGGCGACCTCGCCGAAGGTCTGCTGCAGCTGACCGCTCTCGCCGAGTGCCTGAACGAACTCGTTCGGGTCCATGCCGTACTGGGCGGCGGCCTGCACCAGGTAGTTGCTCAGCTCGTCCTGCGTGACCTGGATGTTCTCCTTCTGCGCGATCTCGTCGAACAGAACCTGGGTGCGGAAGGCCTTCTCGGTGGCCTCCGTGACCTCTGCGCGGTGCACGTCGTCTTCGAGACGCTCCTCGGCCTCGAGGTGACGGTGGACCTCGTCTTCGACGAGACCCGACGGAACCGGAATCTCGGTCAGCTCGAGCAGACGGTCGACGAGCAGGTTGCGCGCCTCGTTGCCCTGGGCGAAGGTCTTGCCGCGGGCCGCCTCGCCACGCAGGCTCTCGCGCAGCTCGGCGATGGTGTCGAACTCGCTCGAGATCTGAGCGAAGTCGTCGTCGGCATCCGGGAGCTCGCGCTCCTTGACCGCGGTCAGCGTGACCGTGATCTCGGCGTCCTCTCCCTCGTGGTCGCCGCCGAGCAGCTTGGAGGTGAAGGTGGTGGTCTCGCCCGCCGACAGCGAGTCGAGAGCCTCGTCGATGCCCTCGACCAGCTCGCCGGAGCCGACCTCGTACGACACGTTGCTCGCCGTGTCGACCTGCTCGTCGCCGATGGCGGCAACGAGGTCGAGCTGGGCGAAGTCGCCCTTCTTGGCGGGGCGGTCGACCGTGACCAGCGTGCCGAAGCGGCTGCGCAGACGGTCGAGCTCTGCCTCGACGTCGGCGTCGGTGACCTCGGCGGCCTCAACCGTCAGCTCCAGACCGTCGTAGTCGGGAACCGTGATCTCCGGGCGAACGTCGACCTCGATGGCCACGAGCAGGTCGCCGGAGAAGTCCTTGTCGCTGGGCCACTCGGTGATGTCCGCCTCGGGACGGCCGACCGGCTTGACGTCGTTCTCCTCCACCGCGGTGCGGTAGAAGCCCTCGAGGCCCTCGTTGACCGCGTGCTCGAGGACGGCGGCCTTGCCGACCCGCTGGTCGATGATGGGCGGCGGAACCTTGCCCTTGCGGAAGCCGGGGATGTTCACGTCCTGCGCGATGTGCTCGTAGGCGTGCTTGATGCTGGGCTGCAGTTCCTCGGGGGTCACTGCGATGGTGAGCTTCGCGCGCGTCGGGCTCAGCTTCTCGACCGTGGTCTTCACGTGTGAGATCTCCTGTAATCGAAGGTGGTTCGGTCAAAGTCGGTGTTGTCGGGGCGACAGGATTTGAACCTGCGGCCTCCCGCTCCCAAAGCGGGCGCTCTAGCCAAGCTGAGCTACGCCCCGGATCGTGGTGGACCCGTGAAGTCCGCCGGCCGGGCACGCACCAGGGCGTCAGCAAGCCGAAATGACCTCACACAGTCTACCGAATGATAGAGGATGCCTCTCCCCGACCCGATTCCGGTCGGGCCCCCGCCATGCACTACACTTGCACGCGGCGCACCGCCGCCCGGGGATGTAGCTCAATGGCAGAGCCTCAGTCTTCCAAACTGATGGTGCGGGTTCGATTCCCGTCATCCCCTCTCCTTATAACTACTGGGCGAACGGCCCATCGGGTCGAGAAGCTCCAGAGGCCAATCCCCGTGAAGACCCCGTGTTCTGGGGTAGGTTGCCCCCGTCCGTTGCGGGGATACCATGCGGCATGGTCAGCCCTAACAGCGCTCTCGGCGCCAACGCTTACGTCCCGATCCTCAAGGCCAAGATGGCTGAGTATGGAGCTATCGAAACCTGTACCTCGGATCTAGTCGTTCCCCTTCTCGAGGTCCTATCACCGGAAGCAGCCGCGTCTCCGATTACACGATCCTGGGGCCGCTCAGACGACGTCGTTTGGATACACTCACTCAACTTCGAAGACGTGGATGAGTCTGACTTCGCATCCAGCATTGAGAGTCTGTTCGCGGCTCTACGGTCGGTGACCAAGCCTGTGCCGGTCATCACCGTGACCGAAGGGCCAGACACGCTGGCGGCGATCTCGCGCATCACAAGCGTTGATCGGCGCGGCGTAGTGCTCCGGATCGAAGCAGAGGATCTTCTGGACCAGGCTTCGGATACAGCAGCTGACATCGCCTCGACCCTCGAACAGCTTTCCTTGGACACGAAAGACGTTGATGTGGTGATCGACGCTGGACTCGTCGACGGGGCAGCCACGGTACTAGCGGCGGTGGCGGATCAGTGCCTACGTTCTCTCCCGGACTTAGATGACTGGAGGACTGTGGTTGTCGCGTTCTCGGCATTCCCTGCCGCGATTGCTGATCTTGTACCCACCTCCAGTGTGCGTGCGATCCCGCGCACAGACGCCGCTGCGTTTACTGCGACTCGAAGGATTGCTTCCCGTCCGATCGTGTTTGGGGACTACACGATCGGTGTGCCGACCTACGCAAGTGTGCCCTTCGCTCCGATTCCCAACATCCGCTATGCAAGCGACCAGACCTGGATCATCCATCGTGCCCAAGAACGAAGGAACCCCAGCGAGCAGTACCGTGCACTCGCAACCGAACTGATAGCTGCTCCGTACTATTCCGGTGCGTCCTTCAGCCCCGGTGACCAGCAGATCGCGGACGTCGCTAGCGGAGCCTCCGGGCCAGGAAACGCGATGACCCACCTGCGGGCTGGGATCTCTCGACACGTGCATGTGGTGCTTGAACGTCTCGCCACCCTTGGCGAGCCGTGAGGGCGTTCGTCA from Humibacter ginsenosidimutans harbors:
- a CDS encoding ATP-dependent Clp protease proteolytic subunit, whose amino-acid sequence is MAEPTLQPSVFDRLLKDRIIWLGSEVRDENANEIAAKLLLLAAEDPKRDIYLYINSPGGSITAGMAIYDTMQFVPNDIVTVGIGMAASMGQLLLTAGTKGKRYITPNARVLLHQPHGGFGGTASDIQTQAQLILDMKKRLAEITAAQTGKTVEQINEDGDRDRWFTAQEALDYGFVDHIRESATDVIGGGGTQD
- the tig gene encoding trigger factor, producing the protein MKTTVEKLSPTRAKLTIAVTPEELQPSIKHAYEHIAQDVNIPGFRKGKVPPPIIDQRVGKAAVLEHAVNEGLEGFYRTAVEENDVKPVGRPEADITEWPSDKDFSGDLLVAIEVDVRPEITVPDYDGLELTVEAAEVTDADVEAELDRLRSRFGTLVTVDRPAKKGDFAQLDLVAAIGDEQVDTASNVSYEVGSGELVEGIDEALDSLSAGETTTFTSKLLGGDHEGEDAEITVTLTAVKERELPDADDDFAQISSEFDTIAELRESLRGEAARGKTFAQGNEARNLLVDRLLELTEIPVPSGLVEDEVHRHLEAEERLEDDVHRAEVTEATEKAFRTQVLFDEIAQKENIQVTQDELSNYLVQAAAQYGMDPNEFVQALGESGQLQQTFGEVARNKTIAVVLGRAVVKDGNGEVVDLSEFAAVSEPDEAEATAEDDETAEPAATDEAEASEEKPKKKASKSAKA
- a CDS encoding beta family protein — translated: MVSPNSALGANAYVPILKAKMAEYGAIETCTSDLVVPLLEVLSPEAAASPITRSWGRSDDVVWIHSLNFEDVDESDFASSIESLFAALRSVTKPVPVITVTEGPDTLAAISRITSVDRRGVVLRIEAEDLLDQASDTAADIASTLEQLSLDTKDVDVVIDAGLVDGAATVLAAVADQCLRSLPDLDDWRTVVVAFSAFPAAIADLVPTSSVRAIPRTDAAAFTATRRIASRPIVFGDYTIGVPTYASVPFAPIPNIRYASDQTWIIHRAQERRNPSEQYRALATELIAAPYYSGASFSPGDQQIADVASGASGPGNAMTHLRAGISRHVHVVLERLATLGEP
- a CDS encoding tetratricopeptide repeat protein → MADWDSQFDAVWADAELSDAERIERIDRLAVVWGDNAVALFHRAGARDAAGRGAEAEPLYRRALLLGLDDDHRVRAVIQLARALRGLGRVHEAVWMLGDEHTNHPGSPYRDAVSAFYALSLASAGDSRRAASVAITALAPHVPLYSRSVEQIARDISY